Part of the Aureibacillus halotolerans genome, CGAAATCTTCACGAAGACGGTTGCGGAATTGTCGAATGTAGGCAAAATCCGCATCGTCTCCCGATGACCGATGGACCGCAGGCGAGAGCATCAGCTGACGATAGACACGTTTGCGACGTTCATCTGTACGATGTCTCTCCCATCCCTTCTCAAGCAGCGATTGAATGGAGCGAAATTGGAAGAGATTTTCTGGATAGGAACGCATAAAATACCTCGCATACACCGTGATTTCATAAAGGACATCCGTGTCTTCACTGCGGACGTACCCTTCTAGATCACCGTCTACGACTTGCAGAATGCGCAGTTCTGAGAGCATTTTTAATGCCCGGACAAGCGACTTACGATGCTGAAACAACGTCCAATCCAATGGCATCGCCCCAGGGTACATCGTGGCAATATCATCGGCAAGGTCTGACAAGAGAAATTGCTCATCCGCCGATTTTTGTTCCGCAAACGCCAGACCACAGCAAAAAATAGCATAATCCAGTGGCTCCTGAAAGGCTTGAATTCCCATCCAAGGCTTCGGGTCAACCGGCATTTTCTCCAGCTTGGCAAAATGCTGATGAACCATAAGATCGTACCCAAACTTATCAGATACATAACGCTTCACTACATGCTCCCGTTCACGTATTGTCTGGTACGCCGCTGGATCGTCTGATCGGAGAATCCAAAAATTCTCAAAAAGAAGGGCAAGAGCGTACACTGCTTTTTCATCAAATGGTTTTTCTTCCATTATGAACCTGCCCCCTCTTTAAACTTAAACACGACATCTGGGAGCTGGAGCTCACCATCCTCTGCAGTCAATAGGACGGGCGGAGCAGAGAGATCGATATGCACGACAACGTCATGTCCAAATTCGGTTTTGATTTGACGCGTTTCTTTCATCATCGCCC contains:
- a CDS encoding TIGR02678 family protein — its product is MEEKPFDEKAVYALALLFENFWILRSDDPAAYQTIREREHVVKRYVSDKFGYDLMVHQHFAKLEKMPVDPKPWMGIQAFQEPLDYAIFCCGLAFAEQKSADEQFLLSDLADDIATMYPGAMPLDWTLFQHRKSLVRALKMLSELRILQVVDGDLEGYVRSEDTDVLYEITVYARYFMRSYPENLFQFRSIQSLLEKGWERHRTDERRKRVYRQLMLSPAVHRSSGDDADFAYIRQFRNRLREDFEEHTPFTLETYKNTAMLVSHDRPQRYTLFPGNKGIMDVLLHFAAVVRSKVEENEDMINEFGDVRLPMAEATQWVIETKEVYGDGWSKAYREAGQASLMTDITNTLIDWEMAKVDEDYGMVVLHSAFGRMYGVYPKDFEEEHQ